GACGATCTCGCGGATGACCTTGCCGCCGGATCCGATGACTTCACGGATCTTGTCGGTGGGCACCTGCATGGTTTCGATGCGCGGCGCGTGGACGGAGAATTCCGCCGCACCGGTGATCGCCTTGCTCATCTCGCCGAGGATATGCATCCGGCCATCTTTCGCCTGCGCGAGGGCCTTTTCCATGATCTCGGGTGTGATGCCCGCAACCTTGATGTCCATCTGCAGCGACGTGATCCCGTTTTCGGTCCCCGCCACTTTGAAGTCCATGTCGCCAAGGTGGTCTTCGTCACCCAGAATGTCCGACAGGATCGCGTAGGATCCGTCTTCTTCCAGGATCAGACCCATGGCCACACCGGCCACGGCGGATTTCAGCGGCACGCCCGCGTCCATCATCGACAGGGAGCCACCGCAGACGGACGCCATGGAGGACGAGCCGTTGGATTCGGTGATCTCGGACACGACACGGATGGTGTAGGGGAAATCCGTTGCCGCAGGCAGAACCGCCTGAAGCGCACGCCATGCCAGTTTCCCGTGACCGATCTCGCGACGTCCCGGAGGGCCCACGCGACCCACTTCGCCAACCGAATAGGGAGGGAAGTTGTAGTGCAGCAGGAAGTTGGATTTGAATTTGCCGTGCAGCGCGTCGATGAACTGTTCGTCATCGCCGGTGCCCAGCGTGGTCACAACCAGACCCTGCGTTTCACCACGGGTAAACAGGGCAGAGCCGTGGGTCCGCGGCAGGATGCCGGTCTGGCTGACGATGTCGCGGATCTCGTCGGTGCGACGTCCGTCGATACGCTTGCCGGTCTTGACCACGTCACCGCGCAGGATCGACGCTTCGAGCTTCTTCATCGCGGAGCCGAGGTTGCCGTCTTCCAGCTGCTCTTCGGTCAGCTTGCCCTTGATGGTCTCGCGGGCGGCGGCAACGGCCGTGGTGCGCTCCTGCTTGTCGGAGATCGCGAAGGCCTTGCGCATTTCGTCCTCGCCTGCGGCTTTCACGGCCTCGAAGAGGTCGGAATAGTCGGGCGCCTGGAAATCGAACGGCTCTTTCGCGGCGTCTTCGGCCAGATCGATGATCAGGTCGATCACCGGCTGGATCTGCTCGTGCGCGAATTTCACGGCGCCCAGCATTTCGGCTTCCGTGAGCTCGTAGGCTTCGGATTCCACCATCATCACCGCGTCCTTGGTGCCTGCGACCACAAGGTCAAGGCGCTGGTCGGGGTTCAGACGCAGATCCTGCATGTCGTCGACGGTGGGGTTCAGGATGTAATCGCCATCCTCGTATCCCACGCGGCAGGCGGCGATCGGGCCCATGAACGGCGCGCCCGAAAGGGTCAGCGCTGCGGAGGCTGCGATCATCGCGACCATATCGGGGTCGTTGACCAGATCGTGGCTCAGCACGGTGCACATCACCAGAACTTCGTTCTTGAAGCCGGGTGCGAACAGCGGGCGGATCGGCCGGTCGATCAGGCGGCTTGTCAGTGTTTCCTTCTCGGTGGGGCGGGCCTCACGCTTGAAGAAACCGCCGGGGATCTTGCCCGCAGCGTAGTATTTCTCGTTGTAGTGAACGGTCAGCGGAAAGAAGTCCTGACCGGGCTTTTGCTGGCGGGCAAAGGTGACGTTGGCCATCACGCTCGTCTCGCCGTAAGTAGCGATCACCGAGCCGTCTGCCTGGCGGGCCACTTTTCCTGTTTCGAGTGTGAGCGTCTCTTCGCCCCACTGCATGCTTTTCTTCGTTTCGTTAAACATCATCGTTTCCTTGTCGGCCCATTGGCCATTTCATAGGGGCCGTATTGCCCCTGACCGCGGTATCTTCTTTTGACGGCGCTGCGGTCCGGGCGCCGGCTTTCAGATCCCTCGCGCATACAGGACTTGCAGTCTCTTGGAAAGAGCGGCGGATCGCCGCCCGCTGATTGGTTGGCAAAGATTAACCCTCAACCGCTGCGGGAATGGTATTATCGGGTAGAATCGCCATGGGAGGGACATCATGCGACAGGACTGCAACCGCGATATCTTTGCCGAGGAAATCGCCGACCTTGAAGCGCGGATGAAACGCGCGGAGCCGTACAAGCGCGACCATCTGCGCGCCGACGTGCAGGAAATGATCTGCAAGCTGATCGGCAACGGCGACACGGTTCCGCGCCGCCTGCGCGACATGAACCGCACGCTCGAGGATGAGGCTTTCGAGGACATCTTTGAGAATATGCCGGTCTGACCGCAGGCCGCGCGCCGACATACCGAGGGTTTTGATCGTTCGGCAAACCTGCGCTATCCATCACCCTCGTGGGGAATTCAGGGTATGGGCGCCGGATGACAAAACAAATCTTCAGGTTTGCCTTCTGGCTGCTGGCGCTGCTGGGCCTTTTCAACATCTTCCAGGCGCTTTGGCTCTATCTGAGGCGTCTCCACGGCGCCGCCCATGATGCGCCAGCGGTCCCTGCCTAGTCTCCCATCGTGGGAAAGTAGTTCTCGCACACGCCCTCGCGGTGGACGTCCGCCGTGGAGCAATGAAGCCCCCCGCCAAAGGCGTAGGCATCGCGCAGCTCGACTTCCACGACTTCCATGCCCAGCTTGTCCATCTGCTCGGCCTGATAGACCTCGGATTTCTCCACACAGACGGTTTTGGGGTCCAGCACCAGAACATTCATGCTGAGCCAGACCGATGAATAGCACAGCGGCGGCGGCTGGTTGTGTGTGGGCTGCGCTGCATCCACTATTTCCCAGCCGTTGCGTTCGAACAGGGCGCGCTGTTCCTTCGGCAGGCGGCGCTGCGGATTGTTGAGGATCAGGCCCGGCCGCAGCGGCGTGAAGGTCGCGTCGATATGGATGGGATAGGGATCGCCGGGAAAGTTCACGGCGTGAACGCGGTGGTCGGGGAAGTGCCTGCGCAGCCACTCGATCCCCTTGAGGTTGGTGGTGAACCCGTGCTGCACCACCAGATCGCGGCCGAAACGCAAGACGTCGGCGGCGTCGAAGAGCGGCTCTTCCTCGGTTGTGACAAAGAACTTTTCGGCGGCCCATTCCAGCCGCTTCGCTTCGCCGATCTTCTCGGACAGGTAGTCGGGATGGTAATCGGCATCGGTCAGCCGCGGCTTGGGGGCGGCCTCGTGCCGGAAATTCGGGTCCTCGTTCCAGTATTGCTGCAACAGCGGGCGGTAGTTGAGGTATTCGAACCAGCGGCAGCGGTAGCTCATGGTCGCTTCGAGTATTTCCGAGCCGACCGTCAGCAGCACGTCGCGCGGCGGCATGCAGCCGAACTGGCTTTCGGTGTGAAAATCCGGTGTGGTGACCGGCATCGCATGGTCGATCGGCGTGGGGCGGTCCACGCGGATGCCGCGCCGCTCAAGCTGGGCCGCGAAGCTGTCCAGCAACTCGTTCGCGCGGTCGATGCTCTCTTGCGGGCGGCGGCCCCACTGGCCGCGCATGTCGCTGTCTTCGGGCACTTTCGCGTCCAGCGCGGGTTCTGCCGGGGGAATGTGGCAATCGTCGGCACGGCCCACGATGACGTGTTTCAGCGGATCCCATTCGTTCCAGCTGTTGACGATCGTTTTCTGCATGGCGCGGTCCCCCAAAGATGCATCTGGTTTCGCCTTTAGGGTGGTTCACGGGCCCGCGCAAGCGCCGCGATTGCCGTTGCGTCAAAGACGTGCAACGCTGGCGCAAAATACCGGGAGATGATTATGGAATTGTGGGAAATGACAGCCACGGATGTGGCGCAGCGGGTGGCGGCAGGCGATGTCACCGCACGGGCCATGACCGAAGCGGCGCTGGCGCGCATGGACGCGGTCAACCCGGCGATCAACGCCGTGGTGGCGCGCAACGACGACGAGGCGCTGGAAGCCGCCGATGCCATCGATGCGGCGCGTGCGCGCGGGGATGCGCTGGGCCCGATGGCGGGTGTGCCGGTCACGACGAAGGAAAACGTAGACCAGCGCGGGTTTCCCACGACCAACGGCCTGCGCGTCCAGAAGGATCTGATGGCCGAGGCGGACAACCCGGTTGTGTCGAACCTGCGCCGTGCGGGCGCGGTGATCATCGGACGCACCAACACGCCCGCGTTTTCGCTGCGTTGGTTTACCCGCAACGATTTGCGCGGGCACACCAAGAACCCGCACAACCCCGCGATCACGCCGGGCGGATCTTCGGGCGGGGCCGCATCGGCCACGGCGGCGGGCATTGGCGCGATGGGCCACGGTACGGATATCGGCGGGTCGATCCGCTATCCCGCCTACGCCTGCGGGCTTCAGGGCATTCGCCCGACCATGGGGCGTGTCGCGGCCTGGAACCCGTCGTCGCCGGACCGCCATATCGGCGCGCAGCTGATGGCGGTTTCTGGCCCGCACGCGCGGTCGGTGGCGGATGTGCGGCTGACACTGGAAACGATGAGCGTCTCCGACCCGCGCGATCCGTGGCATATGCCGGTGCCGCTGGACCGTGGTGCCTATCCCAAACGCGCCGGATTGTGCGTCTCGCCCGAGGGGCTGGCCACGCAGCCGGCTGTCGAACAGGCGCTGCGGGATGCCGCCGACCGCCTGAAAGATGCCGGTTGGGAGGTGACGGAAGTGGAAAGCCCGCCCTTCCGTGAACCCGCCCGCCGTCAGGCGCAGCTGTGGCTGGCGGAAATGGCGCGCGGATCCCGTGCGGCCTTCGATAAGGAAGCGAACGCCGACGCCATGCATGTTCTGGCCGAGATGCAGAAACTCACCCCGGAACCGGACCTGAACGATGTGCTGGATGCGTTGCAGGCGCGGGTCGGTTTTCTGCGCACATGGGAAGAGTTCCTCGGGCGCTATCCGGTGCTGATCTGCCCCGTGTCCGCCGAGCCGCCGTTCCGGGATCTGCTGGATCTGGAAAACTTCCCGCGCGTCATGGAGGCGCAGCTGACGCAGGTGGGCCTGCCGCTGATGGGATTGCCGGGGATGTCCGTCTTTACCGGTTTCGGGACCGGAGAGGCAGGGCATGTTCCGCTCGGCGCGCAGCTGATCGGCGGGCGCTTCCGTGAGGATATCCTTCTCGATGCCGCCGCGGCGATCGAGGCGCGCAGCCCCGCGATTTCTGTCGTCACGCCCTGACGTGGCTGCCGCCGGCGCGTGGGACCATGCCCCGGCGCAACGAAAAACCGCGCGCCCCGGAAGGGACGCGCGGTTCAAATCCGTGCGAAAGGCGCGCGCGTTTAGCGGCGGATGCCCAGACGCTTGATCAGGTCCTGATAGCGCGCTTCATCCTTGGACTTCACATAGTCGAGAAGCTTGCGGCGTGTCGCGACCATCTTCAGAAGGCCACGGCGACCGTGGTTGTCCTTCTTGTGGGTCTTGAAGTGTTCGGTCAGCGTCGTGATGCGCGATGTCAGCACGGCGACCTGCACTTCTGGGGAACCGGTATCGCCTTCTTTGGCGCCGAATTCCTTGATAAGACGTGTCTTTTCTTCAGCAGTAATCGACATCGGGGTCTCCTTTGAAAGGTTGGTGTGATGGCGCAGGCCGGGATGTCGTCCAGCGCAGGCCCATGGAGTACGCCCGCGCGAATCCGCAGACGATGGGGGCGTATAGGAGGATTCTGTGGGGATGGCAAAACCTTATTGCCGTGCCGGTCAGCTTTCCGGTGCAAGCCCGAGGGTGACGGCGCTGCTGAGCGGGATGAGCGACAGGTCCTCGGGGGCGAGGCCGGTGCCCGCGATGCGCGCCACCACCTCGCCGTCCATCAGCACCAGATCGCGCCCGGCGTCGTCGGGATCGCCGTAAATCTCGATCAGCGGCTCCTCTGCCTCCGGGTCACTGTCGTCCCAGACCAGCAAGAGGCTGTCTTCTTCGGGTGCGAAATCGATCAGGTCGGTCGCGTCCCCGCCGGATATCCAGTCGCCCAGCACGATCCGGTCCGCGCCGGTCCCTGCTGTAACGATATCGCAGCGCCCGGCCAGAAGGGTATCGTCACCACCGCCGCCGTTGAGGAAATCCGCCGCATCCGTATCGGCCCCGTCCGCGCCCCGCATCGCGCCGTTGAGCAGATCGTTGCCCCAGCCCCCGAAGAGCGTGTCTGCCCCGGTGCCCCCCTGCAGCGTGTCATCGTCCAGCCCGCCGTGCAGCACGTCGTCGCCACTGCCACCATCGAGCAGGTCATCGCCCGCCGATCCTGTCAGCAGGTCGTTCCCGTCGTCCCCGAACAGCACATCATTGGCGTTATGCCCGATCAGGTCGTCATTGGCTTCGCCGCCGGAGAGGGTGTCTGTTCCGTCTTCGCCGTGAAGCGTGTCCTCGCCCGCGTTTCCGCTGAGGGTGTCGTTGCCATCCTGCCCGCGCAATTCGTCGTTGCCGTTGCCGCCTGTCACAACATCCGCGCCCGCCCCTGCGGCGATGCGGTCGTTGCCGTCGGCGCCCTCGATCACGTCATCACCATCGCTGCCTTCGGTCAGCAGGATCATATCCTCGGGGCTGAGGATCAGCGGACCAAGGTCTGCGGCATCGTCGCCGCCGCGCGGATCATAGAAGGTTTCCCCGTCCATCACGGTGTCGGGCGCGGCACCGGCCCGGAACGCGGTAAAATCCAGCGGCGCGGAGGTGGCCGTGACGTCACCGGCCTGCGCCAGCATATCGCCCGCCTCGGGTGCGGGGCCGGCGTCTGCCGTTCCGTCGTCTGCTGTATTTTGCGGGTCGATGAAGGCGAAGGTGCCGACCGCCATCAATCCCATCAATCCGGCAAGCCAGAGCATCCCTTTATCCCCTTTCGGCGCACCCGCGCGCCAGTTTCATAAACACAGATTTGTGCCGAATCGTCAAAAGACTAAGGGTAAAAGGGTTAACGTCAGGTGCCGGTGGGCGCCGCGGGCCATGGTTGCGGCGCGGCGCTGTAGGGCAGGTAGAGCGGATGGCGCGGATGGCCGTGCTTTGTCAGCCCCAGATGGTGCAGGAGGTGCCCTGCCGCACGCAACCTGTCGGCGACACGGGCGCCCTGATCGCGGTGCGCGCCGTGCACACCCCAGGCGGCGATGATGGTGTCCGCCCAGGATGCCGCCTCCAGCAGGGCGGCGGTGTTGCCGGTGCCTTCCGGTTCGGGGTGGGCCTTCATCTCGCGCGGGTCCGTGGCGCGCAAGGCAAAGATATTGGCCGCGCAGAAACCGCCGAAGCCCAGCCGCCGCGCGCGTTGCTCGCAGCGTTCGATGGTTGGATCGTTGGCGACCTCGGTCGCTGTGGACGGATTGAGCATGACGAAAAGCACGCGGTCGCGGGCGGGATCCCAGACGCGCGTCAGGCTGTATCGGTAGGCCTCGCAGGGCGAATAGACCGCCGTCGAAGGCGCGTCGCCCTTGGTATGGGTGCGGGTGATCATGGGACTGTCCTGCCAGAAAGCCGTAGCGTTGCAAACCGGCGGCGGGGATCAGGCGGTGTTGAACACTCTTGAGGGGTGCAGTTCGGCCCCTTTGAGCCGTCCGACGGCGACCGCACGGCCCTCGTAGGAGGCCCAGCATTCGTCGCCGTATTCCACGCCGTCCGCAAAAACCATGCCGGGGTTGCCGTTGCGCAGGCGCGTGGCGCCCTCGCTCGAGGCGGTGACCTCTGGCAGATCCTCCAGCCCGGTTTCCAGCGGCAGAAGATGTGCATCCAGATCGGGCGTGCGGGCCGCGGCCTCGACCTGATCCAGCGTCAGCGCATCCTCGACCGAAAAAGGCCCCGACCAGACGCGGCGCAATTCGCGCACGTGACCGTAGCAGCCCAGCGCCTGACCCAGATCGCGCGCGATGGACCGCACATAGCCGCCCTTGCCACAGACCATTTCCAGCGTGACGTGATCGGCGTCGGGCCGGTCCACCAGCAGCAGGCTCTCGACGAAAAGAGGGCGGGCGGCGATTTCCATCTCCTCGCCGTCGCGGGCGCGCTTGTAGGCACGCTGGCCGTCGATCTTTACCGCCGAGAATTGTGGCGGCACCTGTTCGATATCCCCGACGAACTGCTGGAGCGCCTCCTTGATCGCGCCGTCGTCGGGACGGTCGTCGGAGGAGGCGATCAACTCGCCCTCGGCATCGTCGGTGTTGGTTGCCTGCCCCAGTCGCACGGTGAACGTATAGGCCTTCAGCGCGTCGGTGATGTAGGGCACGGTTTTCGTGGCCTCTCCGAACGCGATGGCCAGCACGCCGGTCGCGTCGGGGTCCAGCGTTCCGGCGTGGCCTGCCTTGTTCGCGTCGAAAGCCCAGCGCAATTTATTGACCACGGCGGTAGAGGTAAGACCGGCAGGTTTGTCGATCACGACCCAGCCGCTGATATCGCGGCCCTTGCGTTTACGTCCCATGAAGAATGGCTCCTGATGCTGGTGTGCGCCCTCTTAGCGACTGCTGCGCGGGCTGCAAGGGGTCAGCGCGCGGCTTCGATCACGCCGACAATGGGGCCAAGCGCGCCGAAACCGATGTCGTTGCGCATCAGGCCGGGGGCGCGGACCCGCGAAATGTTGCCGTCGAAGTACAGCGCCTGATCCAGCCCCAGATGGTCGCGGAAAAGCCGCCCGAATTCGTGAAACGTCACCGGCGCATTCGAGATGGCGAAGGTCGCCGTCTGCCCGTCCGCATCGGTGCCGACACCATTGCGGATATACCGCGATGTGGAATTGCGCAGGAAGCGCGGATGCAGATCCCCGTCAATCACCAGCATCGGCCCCGATTGGGTGGCGTGCAGGCACTGCGGATTTTCGGCGGCAAAGCGCAGTGTCTCTATCACGCGCGCGCTGCCTTTCTCGATGCAGAAGACCCCGTTGGGCAACAGACCGAAATTGCCCGGCCCCTCGCTGGTGACGAGATCGCGCAGCATCTTGCCGTTCTCGATATAAAGCCCGACCGGCGCGCGATCTTCGTGGTACATGCCCGCGTTCATCGCAAAGCCAAGGCCGCGACCCGTCGCCTCGAGCGACTTGTCCAGCGATCCGAAATATCCGTAGGGGGTGTCCGCCTCGTCATAGAGAAAGAGCGACAGCTGTTCGCGCCGCAGATCGACGGTGCAGATCACGTATTCCACACGATCAAAGGTTTCTTCGCGGCAATCGGCGGCACCGGCCGCGCCCGCGCCAAAGGCCCAGAGCATCAGCAGGGCGCACAGCTGCTTCACGGCGTTTCCGGGTCGTCGTCGCCCGCTTCGGCATCGCGGCGCACCACGTCCTGCGACAGCATCCGGCGGGTTTCGTCCATCTGGTCGAAGGTCCGGTCCAGCTGGAACCGCAGGTCGGGCGAGAATTTCAGCGTCAGTTTCCGGGCCACTTGCCGGCGCAGTTCGGCCTTGTTGCGGGCCAGAAGCTTCAGAAGATCCTCCTGCCCCTTGCCGCCGAGCGGCAGCACATAGGCGGTCGCGATCTTCAGGTCGGGCGATACGCGCACCTCGCCGACCGTGATCGACATCGCGTTCAGGTCGGAATCGTGAATATCCCCGCGCTGGAGCACTTCGCTCAGCGCGCGGCGGATGGTTTCGCCAACCCGAAGCTGTCTTTGGGACGGGCCCGCGCCGTCATGAAACTTGTTCTTTGCCATGCGCCCCATCTAAGCGGTCCGATCCTCTTTGCCAAGCGGTTCGCCGTGCGGTAAACCGCGCTGGCACAGCAGCGGGGGCAGACCATGGCAGACACGACAGCGATAACGATCACCGGCGTTTCGGGCCGCATGGGCCGGATGCTGGTCAGCGAAGTGCTCGCCCACGACAGCCTGACGCTCTGCGGGGCCGTGGAGCGTGCGGGTCATGACTGGATCGGTCAGGATCTGGGGCTGGCGCTGGGCGGTGCCGCGCTGGATATAAAGGTCACCGACGATGCTGCCGCAGCGATTGCCGCCTGCGATGCCGTGATCGATTTTACCGCCCCCGCCGCGACGCTCGAATTCGCCCGTCACGCCGCTGACGCGGGTTGCGTTCACGTGATCGGGACCACCGGGATGAGCGACGCGGAAATCGCAGAGCTTGCCACGCCCGCGCAGCGTGCAACCATCGTGCGGGCCGGGAACATGAGCCTCGGGGTGAACCTGCTGGTGCAGCTGACCAAACAGGTCGCCGCCGCACTGGATACGGATTTCGACATCGAGATCATCGAGGCCCACCACAACCGCAAGGTCGACGCGCCTTCGGGCACGGCGCTGATGCTGGGTGAAGCCGCCGCCGAGGGGCGCGGTGTCAGCCTGTCGGACGTGCGCGATGCGGGCCGCGACGGCATGACAGGGGCCCGCCGGGCCGGCGACATCGGGTTCAGCGCGATTCGCGGCGGCGATATCGTGGGCGAGCATGATGTGATGTTCGCGGGCGCGGGCGAGCGGATCATCCTGCGCCACGTCGCCTCGGACCGCAGCCTCTTCGCGCGCGGCGCGCTGAAGGCCGCACTCTGGGGGCAGGGCAAGGCGCCGGGCGAATACGACATGCTGGATGTTCTGGGGCTGAAGTAGTCCCGGGCGGGCGCAGCAGGGCAGGAAAAACAGCCCGGGATGAAACCAATCCGGCTGACGCTACGTATATCAGGGTAAGGATTTCGACACAGGAGTCATACCATGATGAACAAGATGCATCTGGCCGCCGCCGCTCTGGCGCTTTGCGCGGCCCCCGCTGCCGCCGAACTGTCCAAGATCGACAGCGCCGCCGATTTCAAGAACATCGTGACCGGCAAAACACTCACCCGGCCTTTGGTAAAGCTGGAAGTCAGCCCCGACGGCGCAATTTCGGGTCAGGGCGCGGCCTGGGCCGTTTCGGGCCAATGGACGTGGGAAAACGGATATTTCTGCCGCAGCCTTGAATGGGGCGGCGACGATCTGGGCTACAATTGCCAGGAGGTCAGGGTCTCGGGCGACCGGATCCGGTTCACCTCGGATCAAGGGACCGGTGACAGCGCGGAGTTCACGCTGCGCTGAGGCGTCCGGGCGGGGGCGCGTCGCGTCCCCGGCAGCGCGTCAGAAATCGATCGCGATTCCCTTCTTCTCCCAATCGCCGTAGCGCACGGGTTCGGGCCCCTGACGGCCGCCCAGTTCGGGCGGAAGATCAAGGGCTTCGGCCTGCGCGCGCCGCTCGGCGGCTTCGGCCAGCGCCCGCTGTGCGGGCGGCGGCAGGTCCGGACCGGGCTCCGGCTGGGGCGGGATCGGGTTATCGGGGATCGGTTTCTCGTTGGGCGATGGCTTACGGGCCATGGTGTCCTCCTGTTACGGCTACACTTGATATATCGCGCACAATCGCCCAGACAACCGCCAGACCCCGCTCAGGAAAGGCGCATCCATGTCCCAGACACCCGACCAGCCCGGCGTCGATGCCCGCAGATCGGCCGTTTTCCTGCTCGATCAGGTGCTCGGCGAAGGCAAGCTCATGTCCGAACTTCTCGGGGCAGGGGTGCTGGACCGTCTCGCGCCCGAGGACCGCGCCCGTGCGCAGCGTCTGGCGCAGGATACCCTGCGCGGGCTTGAGCGCGCTGACCGCATCCTGCAACGCCACCTGAACAAGACCCCGCCGCTGACCGTGCGCAATGTCCTGCGCGTGGGCACCTTCGAGCTGTGTACCGGCGGGGCCGCCCACGGCGTCGTCAACACGATGGTGTCGCTGGTTGCCGGTCACAAACACTATGGCCACCTCAAGGGGCTGACCAACGCCGTGCTGCGCAAGGTGGCGGACGACGGCGAAGCGGCATGGTCCGCCCGCCGTGCGCCGCGCCTGCCGAAATGGCTGCGCAACCCGCTGGTCGAGGCATGGGGCAGCGATGCGATGATCGCGATGGAACAGGCCCATTTCCGCGCCGCGCCGCTGGACCTGACCGTGAAGGCCGATCCGGAGGGCTGGGCCGAACGTCTGGGTGGGACGGTCTTGCCAACCGGAACGGTGCGGGTCGCTGCGGGCGGACAGGTGTCGGCCCTGCCGGGCTTCGACGAGGGCGCATGGTGGGTGCAGGACGCCGCGGCGGCCCTGCCCGCGCGCATTCTGGCCGCCGTGCCGGGCGAACAGGTTCTCGATCTCTGCGCCGCCCCCGGCGGCAAGACGATGCAGCTGGCCGCGACCGGTGCCGAGGTTCTGGCCGTGGATGACAGCCACGCGCGCATGCAGCGCCTGAAGGAAAACCTTGCCCGGACCGATCTGAAGGCGCGGACCTTCATCAAGGACGTGCGCCAGTTCAAGGGCGAATTCGACGCGATCCTGCTGGACGCGCCCTGTTCGGCGACGGGCACGATCCGCCGCCACCCCGACCTGCCCTTTGCCAAGGACGGATCGGAGTTCGGCGATCTCATCGCGCTTCAGGAAGAGCTTCTGGATCACGCGTGGTCGCTGCTCAAACCCGGAGGGCGGATGGTGTTCTGCACCTGCAGCCTGCTGCCGGACGAAGGCGAGGTGCAGATCGACGAGGCGCTGGAGCGCCACGGTGACATGACTGTCGACCGCGCGGCGCTGGATCTGCCCGGTATCGACCCGGCGTGGATCACGCAGGAAGGCGGATTGCGCCTGCGCCCGGATTTCTGGGCGGAGGCCGGTGGCATGGACGGCTTCTACATCGCCTGCCTGCGCAAGGGCTGAAGCACGCCGTCGGGCGGCGTCGGCACGGCCAGATAGGCGCTGGCCGGAATTTGCACGAGGCCCCGCAGATCCAGCGCCACGCGGTCCGCAGGGTCTAGGGCGTCGATCGCCTCTTCCACCGCATCCGCGACCTTGCGGGGGTCCACCACATCGGCGCAGATATAGGGCAGGCCGGGGGTGGGCGCTGTGCGCTCAAGAACTCTCAGTTGCGTGGCCACCGGCGAATGACGCGCCAGCAGACGCCATGTCTGAGCGTCCAGCGCGGCAAGATCGGCTTGGCCCTCGGCGACCAGATGCGCTGACAGCGCGTGCGCGCCGCTGCGCAGGTGGCGGGCAAAGCGGAATCCACTTTCGCCCAGATGCGCATGAAGCGCCGCGAAACCCGATTGCGAGAGCGCATCGTTATAGGCCAGCGTGCCGGTCGCGAAATCCGCGATCTGGGCCCTCGGATCGTCCGCGCGGACCACGATCACCGATTGGTAGTATCCCGGTGGGCAGCCCGGCAGCCCGTAGTCCGGTGTGCCGACCAGATGCACCATGTCGTGCAGGCGCGTGCGGTAGGGCATCCCGCAGGTCTGGCCCAGCACCAGATCGGGCGCGCGCCAGACCGCGAAGGGATCGCCCTCTTGCGCAAGCGCCGCCGGTGCGTCGATCCCGCGCCGCCGCAACCCCGCGCGGATCGCGCGCCAGTAGCGTTGCAGCGCGCCGTCTATCGCCGGGTGCGTATACATCATCAGGCTGGCGATCATCGCGTCTTTCCTCCCCGGGCATCCTCGCGCGCCCGGTTCTGCATCGCAAGAGCAGGCGGTTTGCCGGGTGCGGCGCGGTTGCCGGTCGTCTTCCGCCGAAAAGCGGTGACACCCTGCATCCCAACGGTTAGGATTTGGCCGAGCGCCGCAGAGCGACTGAGGCAGAGTATATGACCCAATTTCCCCGCTTGAATGCGCGTCTGACGCATTTGCTGAACCAGTGGCACGCACGCGCCGCCACCCGGGGACGTGCCGAGGCCCGCGGCTTTGTCTCTTCGCCCGAACCGCGCACCATCGGGGCCTTCGCCAAGGGCCGGCAGCTGGTGGCGGGGAATTTCCTGTTTGCGGGCAGTCTGGTCACCGCTCCGTCGCAAAGCCCGTGGGAGATCGAGCCGCCCGACGGCGCCTTTGCCGC
Above is a genomic segment from Sulfitobacter sp. HNIBRBA3233 containing:
- the dapB gene encoding 4-hydroxy-tetrahydrodipicolinate reductase, encoding MADTTAITITGVSGRMGRMLVSEVLAHDSLTLCGAVERAGHDWIGQDLGLALGGAALDIKVTDDAAAAIAACDAVIDFTAPAATLEFARHAADAGCVHVIGTTGMSDAEIAELATPAQRATIVRAGNMSLGVNLLVQLTKQVAAALDTDFDIEIIEAHHNRKVDAPSGTALMLGEAAAEGRGVSLSDVRDAGRDGMTGARRAGDIGFSAIRGGDIVGEHDVMFAGAGERIILRHVASDRSLFARGALKAALWGQGKAPGEYDMLDVLGLK
- the rbfA gene encoding 30S ribosome-binding factor RbfA, with the protein product MAKNKFHDGAGPSQRQLRVGETIRRALSEVLQRGDIHDSDLNAMSITVGEVRVSPDLKIATAYVLPLGGKGQEDLLKLLARNKAELRRQVARKLTLKFSPDLRFQLDRTFDQMDETRRMLSQDVVRRDAEAGDDDPETP
- a CDS encoding DUF1643 domain-containing protein — encoded protein: MITRTHTKGDAPSTAVYSPCEAYRYSLTRVWDPARDRVLFVMLNPSTATEVANDPTIERCEQRARRLGFGGFCAANIFALRATDPREMKAHPEPEGTGNTAALLEAASWADTIIAAWGVHGAHRDQGARVADRLRAAGHLLHHLGLTKHGHPRHPLYLPYSAAPQPWPAAPTGT
- a CDS encoding dihydrodipicolinate reductase, which produces MMNKMHLAAAALALCAAPAAAELSKIDSAADFKNIVTGKTLTRPLVKLEVSPDGAISGQGAAWAVSGQWTWENGYFCRSLEWGGDDLGYNCQEVRVSGDRIRFTSDQGTGDSAEFTLR
- a CDS encoding phosphodiester glycosidase family protein; translation: MKQLCALLMLWAFGAGAAGAADCREETFDRVEYVICTVDLRREQLSLFLYDEADTPYGYFGSLDKSLEATGRGLGFAMNAGMYHEDRAPVGLYIENGKMLRDLVTSEGPGNFGLLPNGVFCIEKGSARVIETLRFAAENPQCLHATQSGPMLVIDGDLHPRFLRNSTSRYIRNGVGTDADGQTATFAISNAPVTFHEFGRLFRDHLGLDQALYFDGNISRVRAPGLMRNDIGFGALGPIVGVIEAAR
- a CDS encoding DUF1674 domain-containing protein gives rise to the protein MPPQPEPGPDLPPPAQRALAEAAERRAQAEALDLPPELGGRQGPEPVRYGDWEKKGIAIDF
- a CDS encoding RsmB/NOP family class I SAM-dependent RNA methyltransferase, with translation MSQTPDQPGVDARRSAVFLLDQVLGEGKLMSELLGAGVLDRLAPEDRARAQRLAQDTLRGLERADRILQRHLNKTPPLTVRNVLRVGTFELCTGGAAHGVVNTMVSLVAGHKHYGHLKGLTNAVLRKVADDGEAAWSARRAPRLPKWLRNPLVEAWGSDAMIAMEQAHFRAAPLDLTVKADPEGWAERLGGTVLPTGTVRVAAGGQVSALPGFDEGAWWVQDAAAALPARILAAVPGEQVLDLCAAPGGKTMQLAATGAEVLAVDDSHARMQRLKENLARTDLKARTFIKDVRQFKGEFDAILLDAPCSATGTIRRHPDLPFAKDGSEFGDLIALQEELLDHAWSLLKPGGRMVFCTCSLLPDEGEVQIDEALERHGDMTVDRAALDLPGIDPAWITQEGGLRLRPDFWAEAGGMDGFYIACLRKG
- the truB gene encoding tRNA pseudouridine(55) synthase TruB; protein product: MGRKRKGRDISGWVVIDKPAGLTSTAVVNKLRWAFDANKAGHAGTLDPDATGVLAIAFGEATKTVPYITDALKAYTFTVRLGQATNTDDAEGELIASSDDRPDDGAIKEALQQFVGDIEQVPPQFSAVKIDGQRAYKRARDGEEMEIAARPLFVESLLLVDRPDADHVTLEMVCGKGGYVRSIARDLGQALGCYGHVRELRRVWSGPFSVEDALTLDQVEAAARTPDLDAHLLPLETGLEDLPEVTASSEGATRLRNGNPGMVFADGVEYGDECWASYEGRAVAVGRLKGAELHPSRVFNTA